The following proteins come from a genomic window of Maylandia zebra isolate NMK-2024a linkage group LG22, Mzebra_GT3a, whole genome shotgun sequence:
- the lypla2 gene encoding acyl-protein thioesterase 2, giving the protein MCGNNMSVPLLAEAVTVSGVEKETAAVIFLHGLGDSGHGWADTLTGIRLPHVKFICPHAPPIPVTLNMKSMMPAWFDLMGLSPDSPEDESGIKKAAENIKAIIEHEARNGIPPNRIILGGFSQGGALSLYTALTCQHQLAGVVALSCWLPLHRSFPSASSGNKNLPILQCHGEMDAMIPVQFGAMTAEKLKSIVNPQMITFKTFPGLPHSSCPQEMAAVKEFIEKLLPRI; this is encoded by the exons ATGTGTGGCAACAACATGTCTGTGCCGCTGCTCGCCGAGGCTGTGACGGTGTCTGGGGTGGAGAAGGAGACCGCGGCG GTGATCTTCCTTCATGGTTTGGGAGACTCAGG gCATGGGTGGGCGGATACTTTGACTGGGATCCGGCTGCCTCACGTCAAGTTTATCTGCCCCCACGC GCCCCCCATTCCCGTTACACTCAACATGAAGTCGATGATGCCCGCGTG GTTTGACCTCATGGGTCTCAGCCCCGACTCTCCAGAGGACGAATCTGGAATCAAGAAGGCAGCAGAAAACA TCAAGGCCATAATCGAGCACGAGGCCAGAAATGGGATCCCTCCAAACCGTATAATACTTGGCGGTTTCTCTcag GGTGGGGCCTTGTCCTTGTATACCGCCTTGACCTGCCAGCACCAGTTGGCTGGTGTTGTGGCCCTCAGCTGCTGGCTTCCACTTCACAGGAGTTTCCCATCG GCGTCAAGCGGCAATAAGAACCTCCCAATCCTGCAGTGCCACGGTGAGATGGACGCCATGATTCCCGTGCAGTTTGGTGCCATGACGGCAGAAAAACTGAAATCCATAGTCAACCCTCAAATGATTACCTTTAAAACCTTCCCAGGGCTCCCTCACAGCTCCTGTCCTCAG GAGATGGCAGCTGTAAAGGAATTTATCGAGAAGCTTTTGCCCCGGATCTGA